The proteins below come from a single Microbulbifer sp. Q7 genomic window:
- a CDS encoding sulfotransferase domain-containing protein yields MSARRRYLHPFLDSDRWKKFEPRSGDIVIATPFKSGTTWMQMIVLGLLHGIKNPPLLREVGHWIDFRSAPEEETLARLEDQSSRRFVKTHLPFDAIKFDKGIKYIVVDRDPRDVFMSLWNHYKNMDVDLVNSDLPPDVHPIPPCPDSIHEFWKSWLTKGYFEWESEGYPFWSNLRHVQSWFDVKDLDNVLHVHYNNLLLDCDSEIKRVAKFIEVEISDEEAKSLANYTSFESTKKNLNKLFPGGYRLFKNGPDTFFHKGKNGRWKSVLTKEDEKLLSEAAETMLSKACFKWLTFGTL; encoded by the coding sequence ATGTCAGCCAGAAGAAGGTATTTACACCCCTTCTTAGATAGTGACAGATGGAAAAAATTCGAACCGAGAAGTGGGGATATTGTAATTGCCACTCCTTTTAAATCTGGCACTACGTGGATGCAAATGATTGTTTTAGGACTTTTGCATGGAATCAAAAATCCACCGTTGTTGAGAGAGGTGGGGCACTGGATAGATTTTAGGTCGGCACCTGAGGAGGAGACACTTGCGCGTCTTGAAGACCAATCTTCACGAAGGTTCGTTAAGACCCATTTGCCCTTCGATGCAATCAAATTTGATAAAGGTATTAAATATATTGTAGTTGATCGTGATCCTAGGGATGTCTTTATGTCTCTCTGGAATCACTACAAAAATATGGATGTTGATTTGGTTAATAGTGACCTTCCGCCAGATGTCCATCCTATACCACCGTGTCCTGATAGCATCCATGAATTCTGGAAGTCATGGCTAACAAAAGGGTATTTTGAATGGGAGAGCGAGGGGTATCCTTTCTGGTCAAACTTGAGGCATGTGCAATCATGGTTTGATGTGAAAGATTTAGATAATGTGTTACACGTGCATTACAACAATTTATTGCTTGATTGTGATTCAGAAATTAAGCGGGTCGCTAAATTTATTGAAGTCGAGATTTCTGATGAGGAAGCGAAGTCTCTGGCCAATTACACTTCCTTTGAATCTACAAAGAAAAATCTCAATAAATTATTTCCTGGGGGCTATCGCCTGTTTAAAAATGGCCCAGATACCTTTTTTCATAAGGGAAAGAACGGTCGATGGAAAAGTGTATTAACTAAGGAAGATGAAAAGCTGCTGTCTGAGGCTGCCGAAACCATGCTTAGTAAAGCTTGCTTCAAGTGGCTGACCTTCGGAACCTTGTAG
- a CDS encoding CcdB family protein — translation MSQFTLYENTDKTTRKAYPYFLDVQTDLISVLNSRIVIPVIPAQNLEREAPERLCPIFQIDSNEYALLTHQLTSAPTSILKRPVENLETFRDEIINAIDFLITGI, via the coding sequence GTGAGCCAGTTTACCCTCTACGAAAACACGGATAAAACCACCAGAAAGGCCTATCCATACTTTTTGGATGTTCAGACTGACCTCATTTCTGTGTTGAACTCCAGAATCGTTATTCCGGTAATTCCCGCACAGAATCTTGAGCGAGAGGCACCTGAACGTTTATGCCCAATTTTTCAAATTGACAGCAATGAGTACGCGCTACTTACCCACCAGCTAACCAGTGCGCCGACATCAATATTGAAGCGCCCCGTCGAAAACCTAGAAACTTTCCGTGATGAAATTATAAACGCGATAGATTTTTTGATTACCGGCATTTAA
- a CDS encoding isoprenylcysteine carboxylmethyltransferase family protein has translation MERLELKIPPIVQVLFFAGFMWVLAGLLPILSITFAASSLAAIVFASAGLIFILLGVLAFRSAGTTVDPRVPDQSTCLVTSGVYRISRNPMYAGFLLMLVGWAVFLSNIASILLLPLFVMYMNPFQITPEEQCMREKFGGEYREYESAVLRWI, from the coding sequence GTGGAGAGATTGGAGCTGAAAATCCCACCTATTGTTCAAGTACTTTTCTTTGCAGGCTTCATGTGGGTATTGGCAGGGCTATTACCAATACTGAGCATTACGTTCGCCGCTTCCTCGCTCGCGGCCATAGTCTTTGCGTCAGCGGGTCTGATTTTCATCTTACTTGGCGTTTTAGCGTTTCGGTCTGCGGGGACTACCGTCGATCCCAGAGTACCAGATCAATCAACTTGCCTCGTCACTAGTGGAGTCTATCGAATAAGCCGAAACCCAATGTACGCTGGTTTTCTGCTCATGCTGGTCGGCTGGGCCGTTTTTCTCAGTAATATCGCAAGCATTCTGCTGCTCCCGCTGTTCGTGATGTATATGAACCCCTTCCAAATCACTCCGGAGGAGCAGTGTATGCGTGAAAAGTTTGGCGGTGAATACCGTGAATACGAATCAGCGGTTCTGCGTTGGATTTGA
- a CDS encoding type II toxin-antitoxin system CcdA family antitoxin: MKSIYDHSAAKKPTNLSLNKDLLTKAKQLNINLSATLEKALAAEVSKRQAEEWLKANQKGLEACNEFVEKNGLFSDAFRGF, translated from the coding sequence ATGAAGTCAATTTATGACCATTCAGCGGCCAAGAAACCAACAAACCTTAGTCTAAACAAAGACTTACTCACTAAGGCTAAACAGCTAAACATTAACCTTTCCGCGACGCTTGAAAAGGCATTGGCTGCCGAAGTCAGCAAGCGACAGGCTGAAGAATGGCTAAAAGCCAATCAAAAGGGCCTTGAGGCATGCAATGAGTTCGTGGAAAAAAACGGCCTTTTCTCAGACGCGTTTAGGGGTTTCTAG
- a CDS encoding acyltransferase family protein — MRDVVLDNFKFILISLVIVGHVIEPVIGRFDWAKSVYIFIYIFHMPMFAYVSGVVSSREINNAVVKNIVSKLIIPYVLLELTYSMFDYFLFSRNSLNVTPLVPYWILWYLFSLVLWRLLLPIFNQFRFPVVLAILAGLACGVNEYNYNLSFSRTFVFFPFFLIGNYYHSTIIRTLRSYDKSKLIGSVVLLGIFLLILAVPESNDIKLGWLYGSRSYSSLGVDWVMGFFYRSSIYAAAILLGIALLSVTKNNRSIGTKYGEDSLYIYVLHGFVMKGLIAVGFYKYFDEDYEIVILMAASLVLLPILSSRFSKIIGKHMMNPLGGLSNGGFANLVLANKTMQSDARSSRR, encoded by the coding sequence ATGCGCGATGTAGTGTTAGATAATTTCAAATTTATTTTGATATCGCTAGTAATAGTTGGGCACGTTATCGAGCCTGTTATTGGACGGTTTGACTGGGCAAAATCCGTTTACATATTTATATACATATTTCACATGCCCATGTTCGCTTATGTTTCCGGGGTGGTATCTTCAAGGGAGATTAACAATGCAGTAGTGAAAAATATTGTAAGTAAATTGATTATTCCATATGTATTGTTAGAATTAACTTATTCAATGTTTGACTATTTCTTGTTCTCAAGAAATAGCTTGAATGTTACGCCGCTGGTTCCGTACTGGATTCTGTGGTATTTATTTAGCTTGGTTTTGTGGCGACTATTGTTGCCAATTTTTAACCAATTTAGATTCCCTGTTGTGCTTGCAATACTCGCAGGCCTTGCATGTGGAGTTAATGAATATAATTACAATCTTTCCTTCTCAAGGACTTTTGTGTTTTTCCCATTTTTCCTAATTGGCAATTATTATCATTCCACAATTATTAGAACATTGCGGAGCTATGATAAAAGCAAACTAATTGGTTCTGTTGTTTTATTAGGTATCTTTCTTTTAATTTTAGCTGTTCCTGAAAGTAATGATATTAAACTTGGTTGGCTATATGGAAGCAGGTCCTACTCTAGCTTGGGTGTAGATTGGGTAATGGGATTTTTCTATAGGTCTTCAATATATGCTGCCGCCATTTTACTTGGCATTGCATTATTATCGGTAACTAAAAATAATCGTAGCATTGGTACAAAGTATGGTGAAGATTCTTTGTATATATATGTGTTACATGGTTTCGTGATGAAAGGTTTGATAGCAGTTGGGTTTTACAAGTATTTTGATGAGGACTATGAAATCGTTATTTTAATGGCGGCGTCATTAGTGCTTCTACCAATATTGAGTTCACGTTTTTCGAAAATCATTGGTAAACACATGATGAATCCCCTAGGCGGATTATCGAATGGGGGCTTTGCTAATTTAGTATTGGCTAACAAAACCATGCAGTCGGACGCTCGTTCCTCGCGCCGCTGA
- a CDS encoding helix-turn-helix transcriptional regulator, protein MDYTSKSPAAIAEVLGQRLKQARLNRDLTQLEVAERAGVSRKAVLNAEKGKTQLEVLVAILQALDLTTQLDKFLPPQPPSPIQLAKLQGKRRQRASGQRGKHGGEEEENTQEEPEW, encoded by the coding sequence ATGGATTACACCAGCAAATCTCCCGCAGCCATCGCCGAAGTGCTGGGGCAACGGCTCAAGCAGGCTCGCCTGAACCGGGACCTCACCCAGCTGGAAGTTGCGGAGCGCGCCGGCGTCAGCCGCAAGGCGGTGCTCAACGCTGAAAAGGGCAAGACGCAGCTGGAAGTTCTGGTGGCTATACTCCAGGCCCTCGACCTCACCACCCAGCTCGATAAATTCCTTCCACCGCAACCGCCCTCCCCCATCCAGCTTGCCAAACTGCAGGGCAAGCGCCGCCAGCGCGCCTCCGGGCAACGGGGCAAACACGGTGGTGAAGAGGAAGAAAACACACAGGAGGAGCCGGAATGGTAA
- a CDS encoding type II toxin-antitoxin system HipA family toxin, producing the protein MEAIRVDFASEDGKTLTAGAVSFDTDTGVGAFEYDPAFIDTGIELSPLKMPLAPRIYSFPVLRFDTFRGLPGLIADSLPDDFGNAVLNAWMAAQGKHPQDITPLQRLQYTGKRGMGALEYAPATRIKKLNATQDIAIDELVGIAQEVLDSRADFHIELGKDDANREAMVALLSVGMSAGGARPKAVLAFNKDFTHVRSGQADAPEGFTHYLMKFDGVSEHNKNQETFGDPLGFGAMEYVYHEMATNCGIHMMPCHLLTEGNRRHFITERFDRRGNHKRHIQTLNGLAHVDYKAPGSFSYGELFAVARQLKLSAKDAEQLLLRMVFNIVARNHDDHAKNFAFQLKQKTWQLAPAYDLAYSYKPGSRWINSHWMSLNGKREDFTRADLYSLEKISPLFSRRKIDGIVDEVVTEVSRWRELAKTHEVPGPLIDEIAMNLRLNI; encoded by the coding sequence ATGGAAGCCATCCGTGTGGACTTCGCCAGCGAAGACGGCAAGACCCTCACCGCCGGCGCCGTCAGCTTCGACACCGACACCGGGGTCGGCGCCTTCGAATACGATCCGGCCTTCATCGACACCGGCATCGAACTCTCCCCGCTCAAGATGCCCCTGGCACCGCGCATCTATAGCTTCCCGGTATTGCGCTTCGATACCTTCCGCGGCCTGCCCGGGCTGATTGCCGACTCCCTGCCCGATGACTTCGGCAATGCCGTACTCAATGCCTGGATGGCCGCCCAGGGCAAACACCCGCAAGACATCACACCGCTGCAACGACTGCAATACACCGGCAAACGGGGCATGGGCGCTCTCGAATACGCCCCCGCCACCCGCATCAAAAAACTCAACGCCACCCAGGACATCGCCATTGACGAGTTGGTGGGTATCGCCCAGGAAGTGCTCGACAGCCGCGCCGACTTTCACATCGAGCTCGGCAAAGATGACGCAAACCGTGAAGCCATGGTCGCCCTGCTCTCCGTGGGCATGAGCGCCGGCGGCGCCCGCCCCAAAGCCGTGCTGGCCTTCAACAAAGACTTCACCCACGTACGCTCCGGGCAGGCTGACGCACCGGAAGGCTTCACCCACTACCTGATGAAATTCGACGGCGTCAGCGAGCACAACAAAAACCAGGAAACCTTCGGCGACCCGCTTGGCTTCGGTGCCATGGAATACGTCTACCACGAAATGGCCACCAACTGCGGTATCCACATGATGCCCTGCCACCTGCTCACTGAAGGTAACCGCCGGCACTTTATTACCGAGCGCTTCGACCGCCGCGGCAACCACAAACGGCACATCCAGACCCTCAACGGCCTGGCCCATGTGGACTACAAGGCCCCCGGCTCCTTCTCCTACGGCGAACTCTTCGCCGTCGCGCGGCAACTGAAACTCAGCGCCAAAGACGCCGAACAGCTACTACTGCGCATGGTGTTCAACATCGTCGCCCGCAACCACGACGACCACGCCAAGAACTTCGCCTTTCAGCTCAAGCAAAAAACCTGGCAACTGGCCCCCGCCTACGACCTCGCGTACAGCTACAAGCCCGGCAGCCGCTGGATCAACAGCCACTGGATGAGCCTGAACGGCAAGCGCGAAGACTTCACCCGCGCGGACCTCTACAGCCTGGAGAAAATCAGCCCGCTGTTCTCCCGCAGAAAGATCGACGGCATTGTGGACGAGGTGGTGACCGAGGTTTCACGCTGGAGAGAACTGGCCAAGACCCATGAAGTACCCGGCCCCCTCATCGACGAGATTGCCATGAATCTTCGGTTGAATATCTAG
- a CDS encoding MFS transporter codes for MSQTSTTAAVAGAKPQLSFWQIWNMCFGFLGIQFGFALQNANVSRIFQTLGAEIDDIPVLWVAAPLTGLLVQPLIGYFSDRTWTGFGRRRPFLLAGAILSSIAILFMPHSPTLWIAAGMLWVMDASINVSMEPFRALVGDMLPQKQRSFGYALQSFFIGVSSVVASALPWMLANWFDVANTAPEGVVPDSVRISFYVGGIGFLLAVLWSVFRTREYSPEEQAAFEAAESPELAEQAGEPAADHSAGYRKIGGAMLLVGVAFGAFVWQQGLDQQLYILAGLIAGLGGLQLLALVLRRGRAADAKEGMLESIVSNLYSMPDAMKRLAWVQFFSWFALFAMWIYTTAAVTSFHFGTSEVTSQAYNDGADWVGILFATYNGFAALAALLIPLMARHFGMRLSHSLNLALGGLGLLSFLFIRDPQWLLLPMLGVGFAWASILSLPYAMLSTHVPQRKMGVMMGIFNGFIVIPQLLAASVLGFVLRTFFDNEAIYALMLGGASWLLAAVCALWVSEPKAAEADGNLAQAES; via the coding sequence ATGTCTCAAACTTCAACTACAGCGGCAGTTGCCGGCGCCAAGCCCCAGCTGAGTTTCTGGCAAATCTGGAACATGTGTTTCGGGTTTCTCGGTATCCAGTTCGGCTTTGCCCTGCAAAACGCCAACGTCAGCCGTATCTTCCAGACCCTCGGGGCGGAGATCGACGATATTCCGGTGCTGTGGGTAGCGGCGCCGCTGACGGGCCTGTTGGTTCAGCCGCTGATCGGCTACTTCAGTGACCGCACCTGGACGGGCTTCGGCCGTCGCCGCCCGTTCCTGCTGGCCGGTGCAATTCTGTCTTCTATCGCCATTCTGTTTATGCCCCACTCTCCCACTCTGTGGATTGCCGCGGGCATGCTGTGGGTGATGGATGCTTCCATCAATGTTTCCATGGAGCCCTTCCGCGCGCTGGTAGGCGATATGCTGCCCCAGAAACAGCGCTCGTTTGGTTACGCACTGCAGAGCTTTTTCATTGGCGTGAGCTCGGTGGTGGCCTCGGCGCTGCCGTGGATGTTGGCGAACTGGTTTGATGTTGCCAATACCGCGCCGGAGGGTGTGGTGCCGGATTCCGTGCGCATCTCCTTCTATGTTGGCGGTATCGGTTTCCTGTTGGCGGTGTTGTGGAGTGTGTTCCGCACCCGCGAATACAGCCCTGAAGAGCAGGCCGCGTTTGAAGCGGCGGAATCCCCGGAGCTGGCAGAGCAGGCGGGTGAGCCGGCTGCGGACCACAGCGCGGGCTACCGCAAGATCGGCGGTGCCATGCTGCTGGTGGGCGTGGCCTTTGGTGCCTTCGTGTGGCAGCAGGGGCTGGATCAGCAGCTGTACATTCTTGCGGGCCTGATCGCCGGCCTCGGTGGGCTGCAGTTGCTGGCGCTGGTGCTACGGCGCGGGCGCGCTGCCGATGCAAAAGAGGGAATGCTGGAGAGCATCGTCTCCAACCTCTATTCCATGCCGGATGCCATGAAGCGGCTGGCCTGGGTTCAGTTTTTCTCCTGGTTCGCGCTGTTTGCCATGTGGATTTACACCACCGCGGCTGTGACCAGTTTCCACTTCGGCACCAGTGAAGTGACTTCGCAGGCGTACAACGATGGCGCTGACTGGGTAGGTATTCTGTTTGCCACCTACAACGGCTTTGCGGCGCTGGCGGCACTGCTGATTCCGCTGATGGCCCGCCACTTCGGCATGCGCCTGTCGCACAGCCTGAACCTGGCACTGGGTGGCCTGGGGCTGTTGTCGTTCCTGTTTATTCGCGATCCCCAGTGGTTGCTGTTGCCCATGCTGGGCGTGGGCTTCGCCTGGGCGTCCATCCTGTCACTGCCTTACGCCATGCTGTCCACTCATGTGCCGCAGCGCAAAATGGGCGTGATGATGGGCATCTTTAATGGCTTTATCGTGATCCCTCAATTGCTTGCCGCCAGCGTGCTGGGCTTTGTGCTGCGCACCTTCTTCGATAACGAAGCAATTTATGCGCTGATGCTCGGCGGCGCCAGCTGGCTGCTGGCGGCAGTGTGTGCCCTGTGGGTCAGCGAGCCGAAAGCGGCTGAAGCCGATGGGAATCTGGCTCAGGCTGAGAGTTGA